A single genomic interval of Pyrobaculum arsenaticum DSM 13514 harbors:
- a CDS encoding BMP family lipoprotein — MNTKLLVALVVVIIAVAAAALLLLQQPQQASTQTTQTPSKGNIYVIYDIGGRGDLSFNDMAYLGASKAAKDFGLGLKEVQSKTQDDYVPNLRAAARSGDAALVVAVGFLMTDAVKQVSQEYPNAKFAIIDGYIPDRPNVLSVLYRENEGSALVGALAALTAYHFNCTKVGIVLGMEIPVLWKFEIGYAYGVRWAERYLSQKFGKNVKFDVLYIYTGSFNDPAKGKQAAEVMLAQGVCVIYQAAGATGLGVFEAVAEAGKKAGRNMGPPFAIGVDADQDYLKPGFILASMMKRVDVGVYTAAKMAVEGNFKGGVLELGLKEGGVSVSTLSDLRQFIEIGVSAGAVRREDADKIVATVSDMRSKIPSWIWEAVDQLKQDIIAGREKVPLPTAQDQVVQLRKELGLGVAG; from the coding sequence ATGAATACAAAACTTTTGGTAGCTCTAGTCGTTGTAATAATCGCAGTGGCCGCCGCGGCGCTTCTACTACTCCAGCAACCCCAGCAGGCGTCCACCCAGACTACCCAAACTCCAAGCAAGGGCAATATATATGTAATATACGATATCGGAGGTAGAGGCGACCTCTCTTTTAACGACATGGCTTACCTAGGCGCCTCCAAAGCCGCCAAGGATTTCGGCCTGGGGCTAAAGGAGGTGCAGAGCAAAACGCAGGACGACTACGTGCCTAACCTGCGCGCGGCCGCCAGATCCGGCGATGCGGCGTTAGTCGTCGCAGTGGGGTTCCTCATGACCGATGCCGTGAAGCAAGTCTCCCAAGAGTACCCCAACGCCAAGTTCGCCATAATTGATGGCTACATTCCCGACCGGCCGAACGTGCTCTCCGTCCTCTACAGAGAGAACGAGGGATCCGCCCTAGTTGGCGCACTGGCCGCGTTAACAGCCTACCACTTCAACTGCACCAAGGTCGGCATAGTCCTAGGCATGGAAATACCCGTCTTGTGGAAATTCGAAATTGGTTACGCCTACGGGGTGAGGTGGGCCGAGCGCTACCTAAGCCAGAAGTTTGGGAAGAACGTCAAGTTCGACGTGCTCTACATCTACACAGGCTCTTTCAACGACCCGGCCAAGGGCAAGCAGGCAGCTGAGGTAATGCTTGCACAAGGCGTATGTGTAATATATCAAGCCGCAGGCGCCACTGGACTGGGAGTGTTTGAAGCCGTGGCCGAGGCAGGGAAGAAGGCTGGGAGGAATATGGGCCCGCCGTTTGCCATCGGCGTAGACGCCGACCAAGACTACCTAAAGCCAGGCTTCATCCTTGCCTCTATGATGAAGAGGGTCGACGTGGGCGTCTACACAGCCGCGAAGATGGCCGTAGAGGGCAATTTCAAGGGCGGCGTGCTTGAGCTTGGCTTAAAGGAGGGCGGGGTGTCGGTAAGCACCCTGAGCGACTTGCGGCAGTTTATAGAAATAGGCGTAAGCGCCGGGGCCGTGAGGAGGGAGGACGCCGATAAGATTGTGGCAACTGTAAGCGATATGAGGTCCAAGATACCGTCGTGGATATGGGAGGCGGTTGATCAGCTTAAGCAAGACATCATAGCCGGCAGGGAGAAGGTGCCTCTGCCCACCGCCCAGGACCAGGTGGTGCAACTTAGGAAAGAGTTGGGCCTCGGCGTCGCCGGGTAA